The bacterium genome segment TCCGAGGGCGTAGGAGGCAGGGGGATGGCGAAGGCACGGTTTGAGCGGACGAAGCCGCACGTAAACGTGGGGACGATCGGGCACGTGGATCACGGGAAGACGACGCTGACGGCGGCGATCACGGGGGTGCTGGCGTCGTTGGGGAAGACGAAG includes the following:
- a CDS encoding GTP-binding protein, which encodes MAKARFERTKPHVNVGTIGHVDHGKTTLTAAITGVLASLGKTK